One Amaranthus tricolor cultivar Red isolate AtriRed21 chromosome 1, ASM2621246v1, whole genome shotgun sequence DNA window includes the following coding sequences:
- the LOC130825877 gene encoding cinnamoyl-CoA reductase 1-like isoform X2 — protein sequence MNLKENTTTTVCVMDASSSLGFQLVHSLLRRGYLVHAVFQSHSHSLSQGELHNKIVQGISEYNKNLNIFQTDLLDYHSILRTLTGCSALFYTFEPPLDHPLYDEYMAEIEVRAAHNVLEACAQTPTMEKVIFTSSATAVVWPASRNGSSLSSCDDVDERSWSDINFCKKFKLWHALSKTLAEKAAWALAMDRGVNMVAVNGGLLLDDKPTILPATANNKHINPNHLPAYLKGAAEMYEHGVLVAVDLQFLVDAHICVFEEVASYGRYLCFNHVINCHEEAVNLAAKFMSTPPQSSNKDTRVFPQRISNKKLNKLMMSELLACYHILRPLKRQTHLLLSWFISFICPWMTPRGARRGIHHSLRLGVPSQGDCTGKILRIIVPTLHS from the exons ATGAATCTCAAGGAAAATACTACTACTACTGTTTGTGTAATGGATGCTTCTTCTTCACTTGGGTTTCAGCTTGTTCATTCCCTCTTGCGTAGAGGCTACCTTGTTCATGCTGTTTTTCAATCCCATTCCCATTCCCTTTCCCAAG GGGAGTTGCACAACAAGATTGTGCAGGGTATCAGTGAATATAACAAAAACCTTAACATCTTTCAAACTGATCTATTGGATTATCACAGTATCCTTCGCACTCTTACTGGTTGCTCTGCCTTGTTCTACACATTTGAACCCCCACTCGACCATCCTCTTTATGAT GAATATATGGCGGAAATAGAGGTAAGAGCCGCACATAATGTTCTGGAAGCATGCGCACAGACGCCTACCATGGAGAAGGTTATCTTCACTTCTTCTGCCACTGCTGTCGTTTGGCCAGCTAGTCGTAATGGCTCTTCTTTATCGTCATGTGATGATGTTGATGAAAGAAGCTGGAGCGATATCAACTTCTGTAAAAAGTTCAAg CTATGGCATGCGCTGTCAAAAACACTAGCAGAGAAGGCAGCATGGGCACTCGCAATGGACAGAGGGGTGAATATGGTTGCAGTTAATGGAGGGCTGTTGTTAGATGATAAGCCTACTATTCTCCCAGCAACTGCTAATAACAAGCACATAAATCCTAATCATCTTCCTGCATACCTTAAAGGCGCAGCTGAGATGTATGAGCATGGAGTTCTTGTGGCCGTAGACCTTCAGTTTTTGGTGGACGCCCACATTTGTGTATTTGAAGAAGTTGCATCGTATGGTCGTTACCTATGCTTCAACCATGTCATCAACTGCCACGAAGAAGCTGTAAATCTTGCCGCCAAATTCATGTCCACTCCACCTCAAAG CTCCAATAAGGATACAAGAGTGTTTCCACAAAGGATAAGCAACAAGAAACTCAATAAGTTGATG ATGTCGGAGCTGCTAGCCTGCTACCACATACTGCGTCCATTGAAAAGGCAGACGCACCTACTTCTGTCGTGGTTCATATCCTTCATTTGTccatggatgacaccacgag GCGCAAGGCGTGGTATCCATCATTCGCTCCGGTTAGGAGTACCTAGTCAAGGCGATTGCACTGGGAAAATTCTTAGGATCATAGTTCCAACACTTCATTCCTGA
- the LOC130825877 gene encoding cinnamoyl-CoA reductase 1-like isoform X1 gives MNLKENTTTTVCVMDASSSLGFQLVHSLLRRGYLVHAVFQSHSHSLSQGELHNKIVQGISEYNKNLNIFQTDLLDYHSILRTLTGCSALFYTFEPPLDHPLYDEYMAEIEVRAAHNVLEACAQTPTMEKVIFTSSATAVVWPASRNGSSLSSCDDVDERSWSDINFCKKFKLWHALSKTLAEKAAWALAMDRGVNMVAVNGGLLLDDKPTILPATANNKHINPNHLPAYLKGAAEMYEHGVLVAVDLQFLVDAHICVFEEVASYGRYLCFNHVINCHEEAVNLAAKFMSTPPQSSNKDTRVFPQRISNKKLNKLMGVTQMSELLACYHILRPLKRQTHLLLSWFISFICPWMTPRGARRGIHHSLRLGVPSQGDCTGKILRIIVPTLHS, from the exons ATGAATCTCAAGGAAAATACTACTACTACTGTTTGTGTAATGGATGCTTCTTCTTCACTTGGGTTTCAGCTTGTTCATTCCCTCTTGCGTAGAGGCTACCTTGTTCATGCTGTTTTTCAATCCCATTCCCATTCCCTTTCCCAAG GGGAGTTGCACAACAAGATTGTGCAGGGTATCAGTGAATATAACAAAAACCTTAACATCTTTCAAACTGATCTATTGGATTATCACAGTATCCTTCGCACTCTTACTGGTTGCTCTGCCTTGTTCTACACATTTGAACCCCCACTCGACCATCCTCTTTATGAT GAATATATGGCGGAAATAGAGGTAAGAGCCGCACATAATGTTCTGGAAGCATGCGCACAGACGCCTACCATGGAGAAGGTTATCTTCACTTCTTCTGCCACTGCTGTCGTTTGGCCAGCTAGTCGTAATGGCTCTTCTTTATCGTCATGTGATGATGTTGATGAAAGAAGCTGGAGCGATATCAACTTCTGTAAAAAGTTCAAg CTATGGCATGCGCTGTCAAAAACACTAGCAGAGAAGGCAGCATGGGCACTCGCAATGGACAGAGGGGTGAATATGGTTGCAGTTAATGGAGGGCTGTTGTTAGATGATAAGCCTACTATTCTCCCAGCAACTGCTAATAACAAGCACATAAATCCTAATCATCTTCCTGCATACCTTAAAGGCGCAGCTGAGATGTATGAGCATGGAGTTCTTGTGGCCGTAGACCTTCAGTTTTTGGTGGACGCCCACATTTGTGTATTTGAAGAAGTTGCATCGTATGGTCGTTACCTATGCTTCAACCATGTCATCAACTGCCACGAAGAAGCTGTAAATCTTGCCGCCAAATTCATGTCCACTCCACCTCAAAG CTCCAATAAGGATACAAGAGTGTTTCCACAAAGGATAAGCAACAAGAAACTCAATAAGTTGATG GGTGTTACACAGATGTCGGAGCTGCTAGCCTGCTACCACATACTGCGTCCATTGAAAAGGCAGACGCACCTACTTCTGTCGTGGTTCATATCCTTCATTTGTccatggatgacaccacgag GCGCAAGGCGTGGTATCCATCATTCGCTCCGGTTAGGAGTACCTAGTCAAGGCGATTGCACTGGGAAAATTCTTAGGATCATAGTTCCAACACTTCATTCCTGA
- the LOC130825877 gene encoding cinnamoyl-CoA reductase 1-like isoform X4 produces MNLKENTTTTVCVMDASSSLGFQLVHSLLRRGYLVHAVFQSHSHSLSQGELHNKIVQGISEYNKNLNIFQTDLLDYHSILRTLTGCSALFYTFEPPLDHPLYDEYMAEIEVRAAHNVLEACAQTPTMEKVIFTSSATAVVWPASRNGSSLSSCDDVDERSWSDINFCKKFKLWHALSKTLAEKAAWALAMDRGVNMVAVNGGLLLDDKPTILPATANNKHINPNHLPAYLKGAAEMYEHGVLVAVDLQFLVDAHICVFEEVASYGRYLCFNHVINCHEEAVNLAAKFMSTPPQSSNKDTRVFPQRISNKKLNKLM; encoded by the exons ATGAATCTCAAGGAAAATACTACTACTACTGTTTGTGTAATGGATGCTTCTTCTTCACTTGGGTTTCAGCTTGTTCATTCCCTCTTGCGTAGAGGCTACCTTGTTCATGCTGTTTTTCAATCCCATTCCCATTCCCTTTCCCAAG GGGAGTTGCACAACAAGATTGTGCAGGGTATCAGTGAATATAACAAAAACCTTAACATCTTTCAAACTGATCTATTGGATTATCACAGTATCCTTCGCACTCTTACTGGTTGCTCTGCCTTGTTCTACACATTTGAACCCCCACTCGACCATCCTCTTTATGAT GAATATATGGCGGAAATAGAGGTAAGAGCCGCACATAATGTTCTGGAAGCATGCGCACAGACGCCTACCATGGAGAAGGTTATCTTCACTTCTTCTGCCACTGCTGTCGTTTGGCCAGCTAGTCGTAATGGCTCTTCTTTATCGTCATGTGATGATGTTGATGAAAGAAGCTGGAGCGATATCAACTTCTGTAAAAAGTTCAAg CTATGGCATGCGCTGTCAAAAACACTAGCAGAGAAGGCAGCATGGGCACTCGCAATGGACAGAGGGGTGAATATGGTTGCAGTTAATGGAGGGCTGTTGTTAGATGATAAGCCTACTATTCTCCCAGCAACTGCTAATAACAAGCACATAAATCCTAATCATCTTCCTGCATACCTTAAAGGCGCAGCTGAGATGTATGAGCATGGAGTTCTTGTGGCCGTAGACCTTCAGTTTTTGGTGGACGCCCACATTTGTGTATTTGAAGAAGTTGCATCGTATGGTCGTTACCTATGCTTCAACCATGTCATCAACTGCCACGAAGAAGCTGTAAATCTTGCCGCCAAATTCATGTCCACTCCACCTCAAAG CTCCAATAAGGATACAAGAGTGTTTCCACAAAGGATAAGCAACAAGAAACTCAATAAGTTGATG TAG
- the LOC130825877 gene encoding cinnamoyl-CoA reductase 1-like isoform X3 — protein MNLKENTTTTVCVMDASSSLGFQLVHSLLRRGYLVHAVFQSHSHSLSQGELHNKIVQGISEYNKNLNIFQTDLLDYHSILRTLTGCSALFYTFEPPLDHPLYDEYMAEIEVRAAHNVLEACAQTPTMEKVIFTSSATAVVWPASRNGSSLSSCDDVDERSWSDINFCKKFKLWHALSKTLAEKAAWALAMDRGVNMVAVNGGLLLDDKPTILPATANNKHINPNHLPAYLKGAAEMYEHGVLVAVDLQFLVDAHICVFEEVASYGRYLCFNHVINCHEEAVNLAAKFMSTPPQSSNKDTRVFPQRISNKKLNKLMVNFDGQFQLHE, from the exons ATGAATCTCAAGGAAAATACTACTACTACTGTTTGTGTAATGGATGCTTCTTCTTCACTTGGGTTTCAGCTTGTTCATTCCCTCTTGCGTAGAGGCTACCTTGTTCATGCTGTTTTTCAATCCCATTCCCATTCCCTTTCCCAAG GGGAGTTGCACAACAAGATTGTGCAGGGTATCAGTGAATATAACAAAAACCTTAACATCTTTCAAACTGATCTATTGGATTATCACAGTATCCTTCGCACTCTTACTGGTTGCTCTGCCTTGTTCTACACATTTGAACCCCCACTCGACCATCCTCTTTATGAT GAATATATGGCGGAAATAGAGGTAAGAGCCGCACATAATGTTCTGGAAGCATGCGCACAGACGCCTACCATGGAGAAGGTTATCTTCACTTCTTCTGCCACTGCTGTCGTTTGGCCAGCTAGTCGTAATGGCTCTTCTTTATCGTCATGTGATGATGTTGATGAAAGAAGCTGGAGCGATATCAACTTCTGTAAAAAGTTCAAg CTATGGCATGCGCTGTCAAAAACACTAGCAGAGAAGGCAGCATGGGCACTCGCAATGGACAGAGGGGTGAATATGGTTGCAGTTAATGGAGGGCTGTTGTTAGATGATAAGCCTACTATTCTCCCAGCAACTGCTAATAACAAGCACATAAATCCTAATCATCTTCCTGCATACCTTAAAGGCGCAGCTGAGATGTATGAGCATGGAGTTCTTGTGGCCGTAGACCTTCAGTTTTTGGTGGACGCCCACATTTGTGTATTTGAAGAAGTTGCATCGTATGGTCGTTACCTATGCTTCAACCATGTCATCAACTGCCACGAAGAAGCTGTAAATCTTGCCGCCAAATTCATGTCCACTCCACCTCAAAG CTCCAATAAGGATACAAGAGTGTTTCCACAAAGGATAAGCAACAAGAAACTCAATAAGTTGATGGTAAATTTTGATGGCCAATTTCAGCTACATGAGTAG
- the LOC130808788 gene encoding deoxyhypusine synthase-like has protein sequence MENDIMASVRSVVFKESENLEGKCIKIEGYDFNQRVNYPKLLKSFISTGFQASNLGEAIDVVNEMLNWRLTNEIITEDCSEEEKDPVFRESVRCKVFLGFTSNLICLFSFLLRFNKHNICTLYFLFAHPQVDVVVTTAGGVEEDLVKCLAPTFKGDFSLPGAQLRSKGLNRIGNLLVPNENYCKFEDWIIPIFDKMLEEQTTEASILLLGFTLDAGFSEFSFRNLLASSIPCGFRFVVSMYAVRGEASSRRLIFGWPFNMLYENRKAHILKYIRVKILNKGKIMEDSTEIKVVSTQENVENASAANQETRDEMLARHRETYLHWKFFVLNDEVGDSYKHFECAMFWVMK, from the exons ATGGAGAATGATATTATGGCATCAGTTCGCTCTGTAGTGTTCAAAGAGTCAGAAAACCTCGAAGGAAAATGCATTAAGATTGAGGGTTATGACTTTAATCAAAGAGTAAACTATCCTAAGCTTTTGAAATCATTTATCTCTACAGGTTTTCAAGCATCTAATCTCGGAGAAGCTATTGATGTTGTAAATGAAATG CTAAATTGGCGACTGACAAACGAGATAATTACTGAAGATTGCAGTGAGGAAGAGAAAGATCCTGTGTTTAGGGAATCTGTAAGATGCAAAGTGTTCTTAGGTTTTACCTCAAATCT aatttgtttattttcttttctcttgCGCTTTAACAAACATAATATTTGCactctatattttttatttgcacATCCTCAGGTTGATGTTGTTGTAACAACTGCTGGTGGTGTAGAAGAGGATCTTGTTAAATGCCTGGCTCCTACATTCAAAGGTGATTTTTCTTTACCTGGAGCTCAGTTGCGCTCCAAAGGATTGAATCGTATTGGTAATTTATTGGTTCCAAATGAGAACTACTGCAAATTTGAGGATTGGATCATTCCCATTTTTGATAAAATGTTGGAAGAGCAAACTACAGAG GCTTCTATCCTTCTTTTAGGGTTTACCCTTGATGCTGGATTTTCTGAATTCTCATTTCGCAATCTTTTAGCT TCATCGATACCTTGTGGGTTTCGCTTCGTTGTATCAATGTATGCTGTTAGGGGAGAGGCATCAAGTAGAAGGTTGATTTTTGGATGGCCt TTTAACATGTTATATGAAAACCGAAAAGCTCACATACTGAAATATATCAGagttaaaattctaaataaag GTAAAATAATGGAGGATAGCACTGAAATAAAGGTTGTTTCCACTCAAGAAAATGTTGAGAATGCGTCTGCAGCAAATCAAGAAACACGAGATGAAATGCTTGCAAGGCATAG gGAAACATATCTTCATTGGAAATTTTTTGTACTCAATGACGAAGTTGGTGATAGCTACAAGCATTTTGAATGCGCGATGTTTTGGGTTATGAAGTAG